In Mastigocladopsis repens PCC 10914, a single window of DNA contains:
- a CDS encoding fasciclin domain-containing protein: MKASKGILGKALFGVICASSLIALSACGQPSAENTTTQTTETPVADVPPAVPPIAETPTTPTASQNLAQLAQSASAQGSFTTLTRAVQAAGFTERLAEPGPYTVFAPTDAAFAALPKATLNNLLNPENKQQLVKLLSYHVILGQVTSSQLTSGQVKTVEGTPVTIKVDSTTSTVTVKDAKVIQADIPASNGVVHVVDKVILPPNFQASLDSK; this comes from the coding sequence ATGAAAGCAAGTAAAGGCATTTTGGGAAAAGCATTGTTTGGTGTTATTTGTGCAAGTAGTCTCATTGCTTTGTCTGCTTGTGGTCAGCCTAGTGCAGAGAATACAACAACTCAAACTACCGAAACTCCAGTAGCAGATGTTCCTCCAGCTGTGCCTCCAATTGCGGAAACTCCCACGACCCCAACAGCCAGCCAAAATTTGGCACAGCTAGCACAGTCTGCATCTGCTCAGGGGTCTTTTACAACGCTAACACGGGCAGTGCAAGCCGCAGGCTTTACTGAACGACTGGCTGAACCAGGACCCTACACAGTCTTTGCACCTACTGACGCTGCTTTTGCGGCTTTACCAAAAGCTACACTAAACAACCTTCTCAACCCAGAAAACAAACAACAACTCGTGAAGCTTTTAAGCTACCATGTTATACTTGGACAAGTGACTTCGAGTCAACTGACATCTGGACAAGTCAAAACTGTTGAGGGGACTCCTGTGACAATCAAGGTTGACAGTACCACCAGTACAGTCACCGTGAAAGATGCTAAGGTCATTCAGGCAGACATTCCAGCCAGTAACGGTGTCGTTCACGTAGTGGACAAGGTCATTCTGCCTCCAAATTTCCAAGCAAGTCTTGATTCCAAGTAA
- the gyrB gene encoding DNA topoisomerase (ATP-hydrolyzing) subunit B has translation MTSSYSAAQIQVLEGLEPVRKRPGMYIGSTGPRGLHHLVYEVVDNSIDEALAGYCTHVEVDLNADGSCTVQDDGRGIPTDIHPQTGKSALETVLTVLHAGGKFGSGGYKVSGGLHGVGVSVVNALSEWIEVTVWRDKKVHIQRYERGVPVTELIAKPYKENRTGTSVTFKPDSQIFTTVTEFDYTTIASRLRELAYLNAGVKITFTDHRLELLKSDTPKVETYEYKGGIREYIAYMNSDKQALHEEIIFVQGERNNVNVEVALQWCTDAYTDNLLGFANNIRTVDGGTHLEGLKTVLTRTLNAVARKRNKIKDNEPNLSGEHVREGLTGVISVKVPDPEFEGQTKTKLGNTEVRGIVDSFVGEVLTEYLEFRPSIADSILDKAIQAFKAAEAARHARELVRRKSVLESSPLPGKLADCSTRDPKESEIYIVEGDSAGGSAKQGRDRRFQAILPLRGKILNIEKTDDAKIYKNTEIQALITALGLGVKGEEFDASQLRYHRIVIMTDADVDGAHIRTLLLTFFYRYQRALIEQGHIYIACPPLFKVERGRNHYYCYSERELQQRLAEFPDNANYTIQRFKGLGEMMPEQLWTTTMNPGTRTFKQVEIEDAAEADRIFTILMGDRVAPRREFIETYGSKLNLADLDI, from the coding sequence ATGACGAGCAGTTACAGTGCCGCTCAGATTCAAGTTCTGGAAGGTCTGGAACCCGTTCGCAAAAGACCGGGAATGTACATTGGTTCCACAGGTCCGCGAGGACTCCACCATTTAGTTTACGAGGTGGTAGACAACTCGATAGATGAAGCTTTGGCGGGTTACTGCACCCATGTGGAGGTGGATCTCAACGCTGATGGTTCTTGTACAGTACAAGATGATGGTCGGGGTATTCCTACAGATATTCACCCCCAAACGGGAAAATCAGCATTGGAAACTGTGTTAACCGTTCTGCACGCCGGGGGTAAATTTGGCAGCGGCGGCTACAAAGTTTCTGGAGGATTGCACGGGGTTGGTGTTTCTGTAGTGAATGCCCTGTCGGAGTGGATAGAAGTTACGGTTTGGCGAGATAAAAAGGTTCATATCCAGCGTTACGAACGGGGTGTTCCCGTTACGGAACTGATAGCAAAGCCTTACAAAGAAAACCGCACCGGAACTTCTGTCACCTTCAAACCAGACTCCCAAATCTTCACGACCGTTACTGAATTTGATTACACTACTATAGCAAGTCGCCTGCGGGAGTTAGCATATCTGAATGCTGGTGTCAAAATTACTTTTACAGATCACCGTTTGGAATTACTGAAAAGTGATACACCCAAGGTAGAAACCTACGAATACAAAGGTGGTATTCGAGAATACATTGCCTACATGAACAGTGATAAGCAGGCATTGCATGAAGAGATTATCTTTGTGCAAGGAGAACGCAACAACGTAAACGTGGAAGTGGCATTGCAATGGTGTACTGATGCTTATACTGACAATTTACTAGGCTTTGCCAATAATATTCGCACGGTGGATGGTGGCACACACCTAGAAGGGTTGAAGACAGTCTTAACTCGCACCTTGAATGCAGTCGCCCGCAAGCGCAACAAAATCAAAGATAATGAACCCAACCTCAGCGGCGAACACGTCCGCGAAGGTTTGACAGGGGTGATTTCCGTTAAAGTACCAGATCCAGAATTTGAAGGGCAAACCAAAACCAAACTAGGCAACACAGAAGTCCGCGGAATTGTCGATTCTTTTGTGGGAGAAGTTCTCACCGAGTACCTGGAATTTCGTCCTAGTATCGCCGATTCGATTTTAGATAAAGCCATCCAAGCCTTCAAAGCCGCAGAAGCAGCACGCCATGCGCGGGAATTAGTGCGTCGCAAATCGGTGCTGGAATCTTCACCATTACCCGGAAAATTGGCAGATTGCAGTACTAGAGATCCTAAGGAGTCGGAAATTTACATCGTGGAAGGGGACTCGGCAGGCGGGAGTGCCAAACAAGGACGCGATCGCCGATTCCAAGCAATTCTCCCCCTACGCGGTAAAATACTGAACATCGAGAAAACTGACGACGCCAAAATCTATAAAAATACTGAAATTCAGGCGCTAATTACAGCACTCGGTTTAGGAGTTAAGGGCGAGGAATTCGACGCATCGCAACTGCGCTATCACCGTATAGTCATTATGACTGACGCTGACGTAGATGGAGCGCACATCCGGACTCTGTTATTAACTTTCTTCTATCGGTATCAGAGGGCGCTGATTGAACAGGGGCATATCTACATTGCTTGTCCACCACTGTTTAAAGTAGAGCGTGGACGCAATCACTATTATTGCTATAGCGAGCGCGAACTGCAACAGCGCCTCGCTGAGTTTCCCGACAACGCGAACTACACCATCCAACGCTTCAAAGGTTTGGGTGAAATGATGCCAGAACAACTCTGGACAACCACAATGAACCCAGGAACTCGTACCTTCAAGCAAGTGGAAATTGAGGATGCAGCCGAAGCTGATCGCATTTTCACGATTTTGATGGGCGATCGCGTAGCACCCCGTCGCGAATTCATTGAAACCTACGGTTCTAAACTCAACTTAGCTGATTTAGATATCTAA
- the rpoD gene encoding RNA polymerase sigma factor RpoD, translating into MNQANNVLENIYQPDDLEIMNQPEIELEELLIDDEEDLLTGDEGELDEFLEPQSDEDDAKSGKAAKSRRRTQTKKKHYTEDSIRLYLQEIGRIRLLRADEEIELARKIADLLELERAREKLAQQLAREPYDSEWAAAVQIPLPQFRYRLHVGRRAKDKMVQSNLRLVVSIAKKYMNRGLSFQDLIQEGSLGLIRAAEKFDHEKGYKFSTYATWWIRQAITRAIADQSRTIRLPVHLYETISRIKKTTKLLSQEMGRKPTEEEIATRMEMTIEKLRFIAKSAQLPISLETPIGKEEDSRLGDFIESDGETPEDQVSKNLLREDLEKVLDSLSPRERDVLRLRYGLDDGRMKTLEEIGQIFNVTRERIRQIEAKALRKLRHPNRNSVLKEYIR; encoded by the coding sequence ATGAACCAGGCTAACAACGTACTCGAAAACATATATCAGCCTGATGACCTAGAAATAATGAATCAGCCTGAGATTGAGTTAGAAGAACTCTTGATTGACGACGAAGAGGACTTGCTGACGGGCGATGAAGGCGAACTCGATGAATTTTTAGAGCCTCAGTCTGATGAGGACGACGCAAAGTCTGGGAAAGCCGCTAAATCGCGTCGTCGGACTCAAACGAAGAAAAAGCATTACACCGAGGATTCGATCCGCCTTTACTTACAAGAAATAGGTCGAATTCGCCTGTTGCGTGCAGATGAAGAAATTGAATTGGCACGCAAGATTGCCGACTTACTGGAATTAGAGCGAGCGCGCGAAAAACTTGCACAGCAGTTAGCTCGCGAGCCTTACGACAGTGAATGGGCAGCAGCAGTACAAATACCCTTGCCACAATTTCGTTATCGACTGCATGTTGGTCGCAGAGCGAAAGACAAAATGGTACAATCTAACCTGCGCCTTGTAGTTTCAATTGCTAAGAAGTATATGAATCGAGGCTTGTCTTTTCAAGACTTGATTCAAGAAGGCAGTCTTGGTTTGATTCGCGCCGCCGAAAAATTTGACCACGAAAAAGGCTACAAGTTTTCTACATACGCGACATGGTGGATTCGTCAGGCAATTACCCGTGCGATCGCTGACCAATCCCGGACAATTCGCCTTCCGGTTCACCTCTACGAAACCATTTCCCGGATTAAGAAAACCACAAAGCTGCTTTCTCAAGAGATGGGTCGCAAACCCACCGAAGAAGAAATTGCGACTCGTATGGAAATGACCATTGAGAAGCTGCGGTTTATTGCTAAATCGGCACAACTGCCTATTTCACTAGAAACGCCCATTGGGAAAGAAGAAGACTCCCGACTGGGCGATTTTATTGAGTCAGATGGTGAAACACCAGAAGACCAAGTTTCCAAAAATCTGCTGCGAGAAGACCTGGAAAAAGTCCTCGACAGTCTCAGTCCTCGGGAACGAGATGTTCTCAGACTGCGCTACGGGTTGGATGATGGTCGCATGAAGACATTAGAAGAAATTGGACAAATTTTCAATGTCACTCGCGAACGAATTCGTCAAATTGAGGCGAAGGCACTTCGTAAATTACGGCACCCGAATCGCAACAGCGTTCTCAAAGAGTATATCCGTTAG
- a CDS encoding chlorophyll a/b-binding protein — MQDATKVTAPVMDDRNAWRWGFTPQSEIWNGRLAMIGFLAAALIELFSGQGFLHFWGIL; from the coding sequence ATGCAAGACGCAACAAAAGTTACTGCTCCCGTAATGGATGACCGTAATGCTTGGCGTTGGGGTTTCACACCTCAATCAGAAATTTGGAACGGTCGCTTGGCAATGATTGGCTTTTTAGCAGCTGCTCTCATTGAACTGTTTTCAGGTCAAGGTTTCCTGCACTTCTGGGGCATCCTGTAA
- a CDS encoding chlorophyll a/b-binding protein — protein MQGTTKATAPVMDDRNAWRWGFTPQSEIWNGRLAMIGFLAATLIELFSGQGFLHFWGIL, from the coding sequence ATGCAAGGCACAACAAAAGCTACTGCTCCCGTAATGGATGACCGTAATGCTTGGCGTTGGGGTTTCACACCTCAATCAGAAATTTGGAACGGTCGCTTGGCAATGATTGGCTTTTTGGCAGCCACTCTCATTGAACTGTTTTCTGGTCAAGGTTTCCTACACTTCTGGGGCATCCTGTAA